The following coding sequences lie in one Arachis ipaensis cultivar K30076 chromosome B03, Araip1.1, whole genome shotgun sequence genomic window:
- the LOC107633216 gene encoding uncharacterized protein LOC107633216, whose translation MQKFLDISIPAVVTPLISIKLPNIRRNLVRRSEQMLAVIVPYCYGGECKFTEAVTQPPGDSISSLCFSPRANFVVTTSWDNQVRCWEVSRNGTVINSTPKASTSHDQPVLCSTWKDDGTPVFSGGCDKRAVLSEMILKNFLVSYQCLRRIMTIFQKIYTLKITKILYVGIQTTF comes from the exons ATGCAGAAGTTTCTTGATATAAGTATACCGGCGGTGGTTACGcctctcatatctatcaagcttccg AATATAAGGCGCAACCTTGTTCGGCGGAGCGAGCAGATGCTCGCGGTGATAGTTCCTTACTGCTATGGAGGGGAAtgtaagttcacagaagcg GTAACCCAGCCGCCTGGTGATTCAATTTCCAGCCTTTGTTTCAGTCCCAGGGCCAATTTTGTTGTCACTACTTCATGGGATAACCAG GTTCGATGTTGGGAGGTTTCAAGGAATGGAACTGTTATCAACAGCACACCCAAGGCTTCAACATCTCATGACCAACCA GTTTTGTGCTCCACTTGGAAGGATGATGGAACACCAGTTTTCTCCGGAGGCTGTGACAA GAGAGCAGTGTTGAGCGAGATGATATTAAAGAACTTTTTAGTGAG CTATCAATGTTTAAGAAGAATTATGACCATCTTCCAAAAGATATATACTTTGAAAATTACAAAGATTTTGTACGTGGGAATCCAAACTACTTTTTGA